In Mugil cephalus isolate CIBA_MC_2020 chromosome 7, CIBA_Mcephalus_1.1, whole genome shotgun sequence, the sequence GAAAGGTACATTACGTCCTTCCAGGAGGAGATTTGCGGAGCAGAAACATAGATTGAAGTAAAGAAAAGCACATGGAACTGTAAGAGCTGGGATGAACCACAGAACAGAGACTACGACAGACTGAGAGTCCACAGGAGAAACACCTGTAGCCGACACCACAACAGCTCTCCTGACCACTTTCCTGTCTTTATTCCAAACAGGCCTTAATGTTTGAACGAGGCCTGAAACGTACATGTCCAGACTAAACATAGATGGACGTAAACTAGAGGAGCAGCCTGGGTTTCAGTGAGGAGCCCGAATCATTAACAAATGAGTCACACGTGCTTCCAGTCAGGGGGAGGCCACATTAAAATGACTCCACCTGTCCTCAAGATTAGAtatctctccttttcttttactgttttcttGGTCATTTTATCTTCATTCGCACAGCTCACATGCAACGTCAGCGTGAAGCCGTCTTTGAAAAAATCAGAAGTAAACGTTAGTGATCACTTAAGGTAATATACAGGCCTTTACTGAACGTAGCCTGGAGGCTACGAGAGCTACAACTgcaatttgtctttttgtgtgcgcgtgtgatTTTTATACCCACAACACCACAACGGTGTCAATAAATGATTTCAATTAATCTCAATCGTGTGTAAAGTACAAAGAGCTTGATTCTTCAGAGCCCTGCGAACGAGGATGCCTTTTATTTCCCCAAGAACGTAAATGAACTGAGCTTCACAAGAAGCTTTTTCAGGCACTTGACCGTGTCTCAGTAGTTTCAATTTTTAACTATCCTACTCTTCAAATAACGAGAACGAAAACTGGATCTGACTTAACTCGGATTGAACATTTTGAGAAGctcaaaaaaaagataaagaaaataaatcagagtgaGGCCAACGTCAAAACTCTTGGGGGATCCTGTGGAAACGATACTAAACCTGCCGGGCGCTCGCTAGATGACAAACTATCTGTAAATGATCTCCAACACATCTTTGGCATTTCTTGTTGTACACGAATGCTTGAGCATCGGTATGTGGATAGAGCAGTAAACAGaacttctttttcagaggattcaaatgtaaaatatcaaTCCTCGCACATGCAGTAACTCAAAAACTAAGAAAAAGGACTGCAGCTGAAACTCTCTGTAGTTTCTCAAACAGCCGCCGCAGTGACTTCTCACACCTGTCAACGCTGAATTCAGGAGATTAACATCAGCGACGCCATCATTACGGAACATTCTAATTTAAACAGCGCCTGTAGGAGGGACaacgaaagaaaaagaaaaagcaatcTAACGCGAGGTCAAGAGGAGTCAGACAGTCGAGCCGAGACAGATCCAACCTCCTCCCTGTGCTGCTCGGTCAGACGGACGGTGAGAAGCTGATTTCGGTGACGAAGGCGTTGATGCGCACAGAGGCCGGTGCACTTACTCAGAGCGTGCACGTTGAAGGAAGCATGTCTGCAGGACGTTACGCCGGCAGCTCTCCGCCTGCTGGCGGATTAAGACTCTTCTATCTACAAGGAATGCGTCTGACACGTGACTCCGACTGGTTTCTAAACTCCTCGGATATCGGTGCGTGTTTTCATAGCGAGAGGATAAGACGTCCGCAGGTGGGAATCACAGGGCTAGAGATACAATCCTGCCTCCAAACGGGCCATGCCGCCATATATTGCGAGAACGACGCTTACGATACATCATCGGGCGAAGAGAACAGATAGGAACCAGCACcggctttatttttttgatatgcTGCGTTGTGGAGTTTTGAGCCGAGTGTAAAGTGGTTTAgagtgtaaacacacagagcagtCAGCTTCAGTATTGCCACAGAAGAACGAGGATGGTGTGAAAGGACCCGTGATGTATCGCAGACGGCGTGTCGCAATATATCCTCTTTACCGATCACTGTCCCACCTGGAGTCTGCAGGGGCGAGGGCGGCCGGCCCTCTCTTTAGTCATGCAGTAAAGACAACGCAACACGATGAAGACCAAAGCTTTAGGATCCGACCTGAGGCATTAGGACCCACAGATGCCGGCCaggcggggtgggggtggggcgGCGTGATCAGGAGTGGTCCATGGGTTCGGTGGCGTTGCTCTGCCCGGCTTCCTGGCTCTCCATGTCCTCCGGCTCCTCCACCTTCTCGTCCGGTTTTCCGGTTGCCGTCGCCGTCGCCGCGGCCGCGGCCGCTTCGTTGTCGACCGCGCTCTTAGTCCCGCCTGTCCGCTCCTGGACGGCCCCGCCCCCCGCAGCACTCTGCTGCTCCCTCAGGTGGCGCTCCATGGAGGCTTGGATGGAGGAGACcatctcctgcagcttcttcctctgctgctccatcAGAGCGGGATCCAGACCGCGGCCGTCCTTCATGGTGACGAAGCCCGGCGCCATGCGAACGAGCTCCCGGGTGGTGTCCTCTGGGATGTCTGACAGGTCCGGGGGTCCCCGGGACACGCTGGCACTCAGATCGACCCCGCTGCTGTGCTGGCGCGTTATAGGCCGATGTTCCGGTGGGGACGATCCGCCGGCGCTGCCCAGAGAGTGGCCTTTACCTTGGAAGGCGGTGAcgctctgcagctgctccttctTCCGCACGACGCCGCCGCTGCCCAGCCGCAGCAGGCCGTGGGACGGGCTCCCCTCTCTGCTGCCCCTGGTGGCCGCCTCCGAGCGCAGCTGCACCAGCGCCTCCTTCACCAGCTCCTCCACATCCGGGCCGACGGGGAAGTGACCTGCGGCGTCCACGCAGAGCTCCAGGCGCTCCTCCGCGGCGTTGTAGACGAAGGTTTTCCCCGTCAAGTGAGGCAGCGTGCAGTGTTTCCCGTCAATCAGGCCTGAAAGACAGGATGACGTCACGCTTTCATTTCATCGGGGCAGCTCAGATTAACACGAGGCCTCTCCTCTGGTGATCTAATTGACTAATTAAAAAAGCAGCTCAAACGAGTTCATCATGTCTTCTAATTTATATATAAGTTTAAGGTTCTTGTGTTCAGACCCAAAGTTAAAAGATGCTGTTACCTGACAGTTTCACCTCGCATGCCAGCGAGATGCCTTTTAAGTAATTTGCCTGTCAGGTAATAACATCTTTTTAACCTATTTCTGAACACAAGAAACTGAAATTGTAGAACTTTAGCATCACATCCTTAATGCTcccgcttcttttttttgttttcttggggAATAACATTCATATCCTACAGTGAttagagaaacacattttttaattttcataatGATCAAAACATGCATCGCTGCAGAAAACTGCCTGTTGTCCGACTTAATGTGACTGAAAACAAACGTACCCATGTCTTTCTTGACAATGCTGTAGAAGACTCCCCCCTGCTGGAATAAGTGCGGCAGCTTCTTCGCGTACGACCAAACGTCTTCGCCTGCAACCAAGACAAAcgtgaaaaatattaaaacggTTCCAACAAACCAGCTGAGAGCAACAAATgagtcacacacactttgacCACAGCTGATTTTtggagagataaaaataaaataaaaccaagccACAAGGAGCTCTGCAGACcgtttttttctgtgaataaatTATTATCAAAACTATTCTGAGAGACGCTTTCACAGTCAAGGTAAAACTCAACCTGGGAGCCTGTTGTTACTTTCTGGACAAACTATGCTAAACTATCTGTCTCTCAATGTTTCCAGTATTTATCTAATTTAAtcgagagaaagaagaagatgtaaataaataacttcaaaATGGCTCCGTTTTTATATTGATAATGATCAAATTCTTTCTATCAATTAACTTGATAGAAAGAATTTAAACTAGGACAATGACTGAGATTGACCCATTGCTGCAACTTGGAGTCAAATCACTGCAGTGTCCAACaggtcagacaaaaaaaaatatttttttctgatctgACAGTAAATACACAAGACATCTTCTCAGTACTGGAGCCATGgctaaactgtatttttatttttttatttacatgccCAGAATATCTAACCTATCAGCTCTGATATGATGTGCATGTACTGGTCTGTGGTCAGTTATGGGAAGACTTCAGTCTGGAGACTGACGAGCGGACGCTTTGTCTTTTCTTGGGCACGAGGATTATTGAACGTGAGCTCTGAGCTACCAGGAAGTGCAGCGTCAGGGCTCTGTGTTCAGAGTGCAGACGAAACCTTCCTGAATATCGACGGATGCTCCCATGTTGCGTTGCCCGTTGGCCGACTGATCTGTTTATCCGAACGCAGCCGCGACCTTTGACCCTGTTGGCTGGcgaggcggggagggggggtacGAGATGCCCTGAGTCAGCAGATTCacagctaacacacacacacacacacacacacacacacagggtttCTGGTAGCATTCATGGCAGCTGATCAGAAACCTGGGAACTCAATCGGCTGCCGAGCCAAAAAACCTGCGTCGTGTTATTCACCTGCCTGCTGGGACCAATCAGGAGTcagcgtgcatgtgtgcagcaCACCTGGACAAGAGTGGACGGGCAGAGTGCAGCTGTTCCAGGCTTCCTGTTTCCCCACTCACAACaagatattaaataaataaataaataaataaatgaaaacacacacactcactccagCTGACTGTGCAGCAGATGTAAGCAACACCATGATTCTGCTTTCAGCTGCTCTGTCCCTTATTAACTAAATGAACTATTTTCAATGTATTCAATCTAAAGAGGAGaacaatcaataaaacaatcaataaTGAGAGAAATCAGTCATGAGTTGCAGGCTGAGTCTGGCTGATAAAGTGACTGACTCCACATTACCTGATAATCTCTGCTCTCTAAACAAAactcttttgctttttctgatGGTAAAGACCTCGGGGGGACGCCCCCAGGGCTCGGCCTAGACGCCACGTCCTCATGTGTCCTTACCCATCAAGGTTGCtaggagacagagggaggacatcTCGAGGTCGATGCTGTCCTGGAGTTCGCGGCTGCTCATCCTGCCGGCCGTCGCCGTGTCCTCGCTCTTCAGAGAGTGGAGGGCGGAGTGTGAGCTGGAGGCTCTGGGCAAGGAGGCCGCGGGGCTCCTGTCCTCGGGACCCCTCATTATCTCCACCGTCACCCTGTCGCCGTGCTGCAGCGCCACGGGCTCATTCTCCTCTCCGTCCTTCGGCGGGGGCAGCTCTCTGGGCGGGAAGCCGTGGCGGATGCACTGCTGTGCCGGGGGCACGCCGAACTGATTGGCGATGCTGCCCTGCAGCTCTGAGAAGGTGGTGTGGGCCTGCAGGGTCAGCATGGCCTGCCTGCCGTCACTGGTGGTCACACGGATCTTCTTCTCCTTGATcgatgaggagggggaggaggatttGGTGGGCGTGGCAGGAGCCGAAGAGGAGGAGACTTCGGGAGACCCGCCGGGGGAGGACGGCCGGCCGTGGCCCTTCTGCTCCTGCTTGAGCTTATCAGTTCGTCGCTTCTGAGTGACGAAGGCCTGTTCGCTGATGCTCTGCTGGATGCTCCGCTCTGCCCGGCTCATCGTCAGCTCCTCTTTGTGCAGCGTCTTCGCTTTCTGACCCGTCAAGATGATCTTGGTGGGTGGCTGGGGGTCTGCCGCCTGCGGAGCCTCTGTGGCGTCAGTGAGACGGCGGACGTGAGCCCCATCAATGGACACGGGGTTGTACTCGTCTGGGTTCTTCTTCGCCGTGTGATGCAGGATGGTGTTGACTACTTTCTGCACCAGGATCTCGCTGCCGAACTCTCCGGGGAAGTGCTTGGTGACCAGCTTCATAGCCACGTCGTACACGTTGCTGTTGAGCGTCGGGTCAGTTTCATACTGGAACCAGTACACGGTCTCTCGCACCACCCGGCCCCCCCACTCCAGCGTGATGGGGAATGCCTCTGGGAGGTTGTCATACTCCTTACCCTCCCAGTAATGCTTGAAGCCGCACCCACACTTGCCACCCTGCGAGCGAGTGTTGGTTCTGTCCCCATCCAGGTAAACCACTGACCCGTTGCCGCGGATGTGGCGGACCGACGTGCCGTGACACCAGTTGCAGGTGTTAAGGGAGCTCAGTTTGTAATCTGGGACCAGGACGTCTCTCTGAGGGTCGTAAGAGCAGACCACGTTGTTGAGGGGGAAGCTGTAGTTCTTGTCTGGCCGCAGTTGGCCGTGTGTGGATTTGGCTAAGTTATAGAGCTTTCCACCGGGAGCCAGCCATTCAGGCGGGATGTGGAGCTCGGAGAGGGCGCTGCATATCAGACAGCGGTGCAGCCGGTTCTCCATCACCGACTTCTTAGCTGCTTCCGTCACCTCCTCGGGCTGGATGCCGATCACGCCGGTCCGTCTGTAGACGTACTGGTGCACGTCAGCCACCAGCGACGGGTGGATGCTGTGCTTCTCCATGAACACCTCCTCCATGGCATTGACGAGCCTCATCAGATATTTATCCTGCAGGCTGCGATCGCCACCGATCACGCAGCTCCCGTCCGACTCCAGCTTGATGTACTTCCTGATGAGCTCCTGGGGGATGCCCCAGGCTTTTGGGAGCAGGCGCGCCGGCAGTTTAGGCAGCACCGTGTTCTTGATCCCCACCAGAGGGATGTAATGGTTCCTGCCGGAGCTGCTCCAGGCGATGCAGATGGGTTTGTTGAGCTTTCCGTCTTTGCCCCTGCACTGCTCCTCAGCTACCAACCCAGGCAGGAAGGTGGCAGAATAGTCTCCAGAGCTCCTCATGCCACTCAGGGAATCCAGCAGGATTATGGGCCGATGGAGGACGTTGGCCAACCCAAATATGTGGATGTTGCGCAGTCCGAGCGGCACGCCTTCGGGAGGGATGAAAAGGGGGTCGCACTCGTTGATGATGTCCTCCCACTCTGCAGCATCGATAAAATCCTGAAAGAGGGCCTTGTATTTGTCCAGGTTCTGCTTGAAGTTCTGCTTCAGGTTCTCTCTCAGGGCGTGCCAGAACAGCTCTCGTCCCACCAGCGCTCTGGACACAGCGTGGACCAGGCAGTGCCCGTCTCCATCGACATGCACCGGGATGAGACACTCTCTGTTGCCGTTGgccttcttcacctcctccagagTGTCGTGCAGATATATCAGGCTCCCTGACCTGTCTTTGCCATAGCCCATGGTGGAAACGTGGTCCGGCTCGATCAGAAAAGCCCTGTCTCCCAGCAGCGAGCAGTCAAACATCTCACCCTGGTTCATGTCTCTCAGCAGCTTGGCTTTGCCCGTTTGTTTGTCCATGCCATACCTGGTGAGCACCGGGGACAGGAGCTTGCAGTGGTAATTAGAAAGCCCCATTACCTTCACCAGCTCGGTCCCCTTCTTCGGGGCCCCGGTGACGCCGAGCAGGGCGTTTCTGAGCAGATTGTGAAGCACCACATCTGGATCAGTCACTTCCTCGACATTTAACAGGTTCTTCTGTTCGTGGCGCTGACCGCACTCCGTGCACTCGATGCTAATGGAGCCGTAAGCTGGGAAGAAAAGTCTCGCCTGACATTTCGGGTCTGGGCAGGTACCAGACAAAATAcgcttgtcttttttctttgagCTCGGCAGCAGCGACATTtcgggtttaaaaaaaagacgaaaCTGTCAGCTTCACAAAACCATGATAGTCACACTCCGGCGAGGCTGTCAGACGAGCTTTGACTCCGCTAACGATAGTTATTTGCCAGAATAGCCCAAGAACAACACGGAAGcggctgtttttttctttatcaactGACCGTTGCTAAACGTAACTACGTAATGACGTAAGATTGTGGGACTTGTAGTCTCTTCGTTTGGTATTTTGTAAAGTGTgtacaaataaaattcaaaatacgGACATATTCTCTTTTGTGTGTACTtatatgattttaaaatgaataaatattttttttcaaactacaTTATGTGGTAAAATTATTAATACAAGCTATTTTAAAGTTTGGCAGACTACATTGACCAGAATGCAACGCGCCCCAGCGATGTTTTGTTGTGCATAGAAGTCAACCCCACAGAATCATGGCATTTTGGGCTGCATTTAAGGATCGTCCACCTTATTTTTGTCGTGTTTGGttctaaaaatgtattaaaagcaAACGCCGGCTCTGATCGCTTAcgcagttttgtgtttttgtgttgttggtaCGATTTGCGCCATGAAAGTAGCAGAATTTCGGTTCATCGATACTCACAACAGGAGTTTACTGGTTAGCTTAGCTGAGTTATTGCCTTTAAACTGCCAGTAGTTGCTGGAGCCAACGATAAAGTTCCTCTACGGGGTTTTAAAACTTTCCCTGGAGAACACACGGCTGCAGAACTCCATTCGAAAATCTGTGAATTTAACGTTTTATTGGTCACTTGAGGTGATTTTAGTCAATAAAATGCTGCTGTGGCTCAGAGAATAAAGGAGGAAGAATGAATGACTCAGAAACAAACTGGATGTCAATTAGAAACTTAAAATGACAGTTTAACAGAGTATTAAGAGGCTGAGGTTAAAAAGTCCTTATTTATGCAACGCATATCAGACGGGATAAATcgagacattttttttactcataCTGTTTTCCAGGCAAGggagaaaatatacaaaa encodes:
- the vcpip1 gene encoding deubiquitinating protein VCPIP1 yields the protein MSLLPSSKKKDKRILSGTCPDPKCQARLFFPAYGSISIECTECGQRHEQKNLLNVEEVTDPDVVLHNLLRNALLGVTGAPKKGTELVKVMGLSNYHCKLLSPVLTRYGMDKQTGKAKLLRDMNQGEMFDCSLLGDRAFLIEPDHVSTMGYGKDRSGSLIYLHDTLEEVKKANGNRECLIPVHVDGDGHCLVHAVSRALVGRELFWHALRENLKQNFKQNLDKYKALFQDFIDAAEWEDIINECDPLFIPPEGVPLGLRNIHIFGLANVLHRPIILLDSLSGMRSSGDYSATFLPGLVAEEQCRGKDGKLNKPICIAWSSSGRNHYIPLVGIKNTVLPKLPARLLPKAWGIPQELIRKYIKLESDGSCVIGGDRSLQDKYLMRLVNAMEEVFMEKHSIHPSLVADVHQYVYRRTGVIGIQPEEVTEAAKKSVMENRLHRCLICSALSELHIPPEWLAPGGKLYNLAKSTHGQLRPDKNYSFPLNNVVCSYDPQRDVLVPDYKLSSLNTCNWCHGTSVRHIRGNGSVVYLDGDRTNTRSQGGKCGCGFKHYWEGKEYDNLPEAFPITLEWGGRVVRETVYWFQYETDPTLNSNVYDVAMKLVTKHFPGEFGSEILVQKVVNTILHHTAKKNPDEYNPVSIDGAHVRRLTDATEAPQAADPQPPTKIILTGQKAKTLHKEELTMSRAERSIQQSISEQAFVTQKRRTDKLKQEQKGHGRPSSPGGSPEVSSSSAPATPTKSSSPSSSIKEKKIRVTTSDGRQAMLTLQAHTTFSELQGSIANQFGVPPAQQCIRHGFPPRELPPPKDGEENEPVALQHGDRVTVEIMRGPEDRSPAASLPRASSSHSALHSLKSEDTATAGRMSSRELQDSIDLEMSSLCLLATLMGEDVWSYAKKLPHLFQQGGVFYSIVKKDMGLIDGKHCTLPHLTGKTFVYNAAEERLELCVDAAGHFPVGPDVEELVKEALVQLRSEAATRGSREGSPSHGLLRLGSGGVVRKKEQLQSVTAFQGKGHSLGSAGGSSPPEHRPITRQHSSGVDLSASVSRGPPDLSDIPEDTTRELVRMAPGFVTMKDGRGLDPALMEQQRKKLQEMVSSIQASMERHLREQQSAAGGGAVQERTGGTKSAVDNEAAAAAATATATGKPDEKVEEPEDMESQEAGQSNATEPMDHS